The window CCGCCCGACAGACAGAAATTACGCAAGATCGTCCGGTAGATGCGGTGATCATGGCGATCGTGGACAAATTAGAAATTGATATAAAATAGTTTGCAACATAACTGAAGATGAATTTAGCGCGTATAATAGGTACCGTTTGGGCGACCAAAAAACATCCCAGCCTGGAAAGCTGTTCGCTCAAAATAATTCAGCCGCTCACATCGGGAATGGAAAAGATGGGGAGCCCGATCATCGCAACG of the bacterium genome contains:
- a CDS encoding ethanolamine utilization protein EutN, which produces MNLARIIGTVWATKKHPSLESCSLKIIQPLTSGMEKMGSPIIATDSVGTGQPNELVYYVTSGEAPIPLDRKTPTDATIIGIADRIDR